One part of the Bacteroidia bacterium genome encodes these proteins:
- a CDS encoding tetratricopeptide repeat protein, with protein MRLPHAVCIFILLISVGLAEAQLSPFYPFQPLYDDAVELFDKGKYGAAQKKVEAFLNAEEDIRNASYNDLHANAKYMQALGAYHLEREDAEVLMTNYLRTYGANTKSSVMRYYLGKFYYERRNYGASISPLIEAYQSGSLDQERFDEVVFMLGYSYFMDGRNRDATRFFQMAARKPGKYQEDANYYASVILYKERNWEEAVIAFDELKSSKKYAQETRVYLANSLLKLKRYDELFVLADELIRGRISNKDVQVLYVVANASFERKDYRRTSEYFGRYTKSRGRMNKTDYFRFGYSEYKQSLFTEAVPHFERALGSKDSLEQVASYYLGFCFLKKNPKDEASAKFAFQRASQETSYANPEIVEDALFQSAKVSFATEDYQEALQSLTRLTQDFPRSENTNEARAMIGEAYLYTRDYPRSIQYFENYPPRTDRAQKAYQTVTYFYGLELYERPDFPKAGRYFSKAISNNVDPDMSLSAKYWLAETQFRQGDFSGARNTFRDFLRTRNVNRNEFYAEAYYGVAWTWFKEKNYRNALQGFKDYISNAGRNGKKDQVVDAFLRSGDCLFLLKQYRESNTYYNRVVDFKYKGADYAMYQMGESFYRQNNYQGSVGQFDRLIRSFRKSSYRDDALDRISEIYGTWLEDNNKAAYYSKKLVDEYPKSPLAAPAYNRLALASYNSGDEKAAIRYFKRVVTDYPQDQDNAQVALDNLSALLSEREFDRILRDYRNSNPDVSENLAGLVFNTGQDRFFAQNYRSAIEQFSTYIKDYKNGPNYYESFLFRARCYRELGEFNKALNDYQRVYETPSKNDFTILALQEAGEIRFNQRDYQSSLALYQELETVADEVQNRVTAQFGIAKNYSAMEDYGLAINIFRSIAQNQEASAYSRTKALVGIGNSQYLDGQMNAALDTFTDIEGEFKNAFGAESQFMITKIMLDQGEAFYRRAESLDRQGNSDAERFFQDADDKFTQVTESAIYMKNNYPSFNEWKARTFLVAADAYMALGNTFQAKGTLESLIAEDRFPDIQKAAQDRLDKIEAEENALDSGGVEDLGGNNNNN; from the coding sequence ATGAGATTACCACATGCCGTATGCATTTTTATTCTGCTGATTTCAGTAGGTCTGGCAGAGGCACAACTCTCTCCTTTTTACCCTTTTCAACCGCTCTATGATGATGCAGTTGAACTCTTTGACAAAGGGAAATATGGAGCAGCCCAGAAAAAAGTAGAAGCCTTCCTGAATGCTGAGGAAGACATTCGTAATGCAAGCTATAATGACCTCCACGCCAATGCAAAATACATGCAGGCACTCGGCGCATATCATCTCGAAAGAGAAGATGCAGAGGTCTTAATGACCAATTACCTACGCACCTATGGCGCAAACACCAAATCCAGTGTGATGCGCTATTACCTCGGAAAATTCTACTACGAAAGAAGAAATTACGGGGCATCAATCTCGCCTCTAATTGAGGCCTACCAAAGTGGTAGCCTCGATCAAGAAAGATTTGATGAGGTAGTATTTATGTTGGGATACAGCTATTTCATGGATGGAAGAAATAGAGATGCAACTCGCTTCTTTCAAATGGCTGCAAGAAAACCCGGCAAATACCAGGAAGATGCCAACTACTATGCTTCGGTAATCTTGTACAAAGAAAGAAACTGGGAAGAAGCAGTTATCGCTTTTGACGAACTCAAATCTTCAAAAAAATATGCACAGGAAACCCGCGTATATCTGGCAAATTCTCTGCTAAAATTAAAGAGATACGACGAACTCTTTGTTTTGGCTGATGAGCTCATCCGGGGAAGGATTTCCAATAAGGACGTACAGGTCCTCTATGTAGTAGCAAATGCCTCTTTTGAAAGAAAAGACTACCGAAGGACCTCAGAATATTTCGGACGCTATACAAAAAGTAGAGGTCGGATGAATAAAACTGACTATTTCCGTTTTGGATATAGTGAGTACAAACAAAGTTTATTTACAGAGGCTGTTCCACATTTTGAAAGAGCCCTCGGCTCCAAGGATTCGCTGGAGCAAGTCGCTTCTTATTATCTCGGATTCTGTTTTCTGAAAAAGAATCCCAAAGATGAGGCTAGCGCCAAATTTGCCTTCCAAAGAGCTTCTCAGGAAACCTCTTATGCCAATCCGGAAATTGTAGAAGATGCTTTGTTCCAATCGGCAAAAGTGAGTTTTGCAACAGAAGACTATCAGGAAGCCTTGCAATCCCTGACTCGACTGACGCAGGATTTTCCCCGATCAGAAAATACCAATGAGGCTCGAGCCATGATAGGTGAAGCCTATTTATATACCCGGGATTACCCTCGATCTATTCAATATTTTGAGAACTATCCCCCCAGAACAGACAGAGCCCAAAAGGCCTATCAAACGGTAACTTACTTTTATGGGCTTGAGCTATATGAAAGACCGGATTTCCCAAAAGCGGGGAGGTATTTTAGCAAAGCTATAAGCAATAATGTCGATCCCGATATGAGCCTGAGTGCTAAATATTGGCTGGCTGAAACTCAGTTCCGCCAGGGAGATTTCTCCGGAGCTCGCAATACCTTTAGAGATTTTCTGAGAACCAGAAATGTAAACAGGAATGAGTTTTATGCAGAGGCCTATTATGGGGTAGCCTGGACCTGGTTCAAAGAGAAAAATTATAGAAACGCTCTCCAGGGATTTAAAGATTATATCAGCAATGCGGGACGTAATGGAAAGAAAGACCAGGTAGTTGATGCCTTCCTTCGTTCAGGTGACTGCCTTTTTCTTTTGAAACAATACAGAGAGTCCAATACCTATTACAATCGCGTAGTAGACTTTAAATACAAAGGGGCGGATTATGCGATGTACCAAATGGGAGAATCCTTTTACCGCCAAAACAATTATCAGGGTTCCGTGGGACAATTTGACAGATTGATCAGGAGTTTCCGCAAGTCCAGTTATAGAGATGATGCCTTGGACAGAATCTCTGAAATCTATGGAACCTGGCTGGAAGACAATAACAAAGCCGCCTATTATTCCAAGAAACTGGTTGATGAATATCCAAAAAGTCCTTTGGCAGCTCCAGCCTATAACAGATTGGCACTGGCTTCTTACAATTCTGGAGATGAAAAAGCGGCAATCCGCTATTTCAAAAGAGTCGTAACCGACTATCCGCAGGATCAGGACAATGCCCAGGTCGCTTTGGACAACCTTTCTGCCCTCCTTTCTGAAAGGGAATTCGACCGTATACTCAGAGATTACAGAAATAGCAATCCGGATGTAAGTGAAAACCTCGCTGGCCTGGTATTCAATACAGGTCAGGACCGATTCTTTGCCCAGAATTATCGTTCTGCCATTGAACAGTTTTCTACCTACATAAAGGATTATAAAAATGGTCCTAATTATTATGAATCATTCTTATTTAGAGCAAGATGTTATCGGGAACTAGGAGAATTCAACAAAGCACTCAATGATTATCAGCGAGTCTACGAAACTCCTTCCAAGAATGATTTCACTATCCTGGCGCTACAGGAAGCCGGAGAGATTCGCTTCAATCAGAGAGATTACCAAAGCAGTTTGGCCCTTTACCAGGAATTGGAAACCGTTGCAGATGAAGTTCAGAATCGGGTAACTGCTCAATTTGGTATTGCCAAGAATTATAGTGCCATGGAAGATTACGGTCTTGCCATCAATATTTTTCGCAGCATTGCCCAAAATCAGGAAGCATCCGCCTATTCACGCACCAAAGCTTTGGTAGGCATAGGGAATAGCCAGTATCTCGATGGGCAAATGAATGCAGCTCTGGATACTTTCACTGATATAGAAGGAGAATTTAAAAATGCCTTTGGTGCAGAGTCTCAGTTCATGATTACCAAAATTATGCTGGATCAGGGTGAGGCATTTTATAGGAGAGCCGAATCTCTGGATCGCCAGGGCAATTCTGATGCAGAACGATTCTTTCAGGATGCAGATGACAAGTTTACCCAGGTAACAGAGTCTGCCATCTATATGAAAAATAACTATCCGAGCTTTAATGAATGGAAAGCCAGAACCTTTTTGGTTGCGGCTGACGCTTATATGGCTCTTGGAAATACCTTCCAGGCAAAAGGAACC
- a CDS encoding bifunctional 3,4-dihydroxy-2-butanone-4-phosphate synthase/GTP cyclohydrolase II, producing MQEIKIDTIREAIEDFRNGKMVIVVDDQNRENEGDFVISARFATPQVINFMATHGRGLICVPLEEKRCEDLGLDMMVGKNTDPHQTAFTVSVDYLKNGGTTGISAADRSRTVQALLNPESKKEDFAKPGHIFPLKAKDGGVLRRAGHTEAGVDLSRICGFEPAAVIVEIMNEDGSMARLPELRVIADKFDLKLITIEDLITYRLETESLIKREIDVKMPTEFGDFEMVAFKQLDTGEIHLAMVKGEWEEHEPVLTRVHSSCVTGDIFGSCRCDCGPQLAKALEMVDREGKGVVLYMQQEGRGIGLVNKLKAYKLQEMGRDTVEANLELGFKSDQRDYGVGAQILRNLGVRKLKLMTNNPTKRAGLMGYGLEIVDNVPIEISPNKHNEAYLWTKKLKMGHDILNQEG from the coding sequence ATGCAGGAAATAAAAATAGACACTATAAGAGAAGCCATTGAAGATTTCAGAAATGGCAAAATGGTCATTGTGGTTGATGATCAGAATCGGGAGAATGAAGGCGACTTTGTTATTTCGGCTCGATTTGCAACCCCTCAGGTGATCAATTTCATGGCAACCCATGGCAGAGGTTTGATCTGTGTTCCCCTGGAGGAAAAGAGATGCGAAGACCTTGGCCTGGATATGATGGTTGGTAAAAATACAGACCCGCATCAGACGGCCTTTACAGTCTCTGTAGACTATTTAAAAAATGGGGGAACTACAGGCATCTCAGCTGCAGATAGATCCCGAACCGTTCAGGCCCTTTTAAATCCCGAAAGCAAGAAAGAAGATTTTGCCAAACCCGGCCATATCTTTCCATTGAAAGCTAAAGATGGTGGAGTTTTGAGAAGAGCAGGTCATACGGAAGCGGGTGTTGACCTTTCTCGCATATGTGGATTTGAGCCTGCCGCAGTAATAGTTGAGATCATGAATGAAGATGGGAGTATGGCTCGCTTACCGGAGTTGAGAGTTATTGCGGATAAATTTGACCTTAAATTGATTACCATTGAAGATCTGATCACGTATAGATTGGAAACAGAATCTCTAATAAAGCGTGAGATTGATGTGAAGATGCCCACAGAGTTCGGGGACTTTGAAATGGTCGCTTTTAAACAATTAGATACAGGCGAGATTCATCTGGCAATGGTAAAAGGTGAATGGGAAGAGCACGAACCCGTTTTGACCCGTGTACATTCATCCTGTGTCACCGGAGATATTTTTGGTTCCTGTCGCTGTGATTGCGGCCCTCAGCTTGCAAAAGCTCTGGAAATGGTAGACAGAGAAGGAAAAGGCGTAGTTCTCTATATGCAACAGGAAGGAAGAGGGATTGGACTTGTAAATAAATTGAAAGCCTATAAACTTCAGGAAATGGGCAGGGATACCGTTGAAGCCAATCTTGAGCTGGGATTCAAAAGTGATCAAAGAGATTATGGAGTGGGAGCCCAGATTCTTCGTAATCTAGGGGTACGCAAACTCAAGCTCATGACTAATAATCCAACCAAAAGAGCTGGTTTGATGGGCTATGGATTAGAGATTGTAGACAACGTCCCTATTGAGATTAGTCCAAATAAGCATAATGAAGCCTATTTGTGGACGAAAAAGCTTAAAATGGGGCATGATATCCTGAATCAGGAAGGATAG
- a CDS encoding metalloregulator ArsR/SmtB family transcription factor produces the protein MTTIGTQFNKAILEKTASSLKAIAHPIRLAMIDLLKDGRRMNVTQIYMALDLEQAVASQHLSILKDRGILASKRQGKHSYYFIRHAAISEVIGLVMDVIED, from the coding sequence ATGACAACAATTGGTACACAATTTAATAAAGCAATACTTGAGAAGACGGCCAGTAGCCTCAAAGCCATTGCTCACCCCATTCGTCTGGCTATGATTGATCTGTTAAAAGACGGTCGCAGGATGAATGTTACTCAAATCTATATGGCGCTTGATCTGGAGCAAGCAGTTGCTTCCCAGCATTTGAGCATTTTGAAAGACCGTGGGATACTTGCTTCAAAAAGGCAGGGTAAGCACTCTTATTATTTTATAAGACATGCTGCTATCTCAGAGGTTATAGGATTGGTCATGGACGTTATTGAAGACTGA
- a CDS encoding WbqC family protein, whose translation MIVLPAAYFPPIPWFGAVLGKKEVLIEIWQHYRKQQYTSRMFIRSANRVLPLSIPVARRGRKMSIKDKKISYQEDWQKQHWISLLSAYRNSPYFLYYEDELQAIYQSKPVYLLEFQQTCLDFLLQKLNLSIAYSYTNEYQEENYYGEKDLRRDFGSQPSDSPDWYNAKSYPQVFEGFEPGLSALDLLFNEGPESQRIIKEGMISLQ comes from the coding sequence ATGATTGTTCTACCTGCTGCATATTTTCCTCCCATTCCCTGGTTTGGGGCTGTTTTAGGGAAAAAAGAGGTCTTAATTGAAATCTGGCAGCACTATAGAAAGCAGCAATATACAAGCCGGATGTTTATCCGTTCAGCAAATCGAGTACTTCCCTTAAGCATTCCGGTAGCCAGACGAGGAAGGAAAATGTCTATCAAAGACAAAAAAATCTCCTATCAGGAAGACTGGCAAAAGCAACACTGGATAAGTTTGCTGAGTGCATACCGAAATTCTCCATACTTCCTGTATTACGAAGATGAGCTTCAGGCTATTTATCAATCAAAGCCGGTTTATCTTTTGGAATTTCAGCAAACTTGTCTGGATTTCCTCCTACAGAAACTCAACTTAAGTATAGCTTACAGTTACACGAATGAGTATCAGGAAGAGAATTATTATGGGGAAAAGGATTTAAGAAGGGATTTTGGCAGTCAGCCTTCAGATAGTCCGGATTGGTATAATGCAAAAAGCTACCCTCAGGTTTTTGAGGGCTTTGAGCCAGGCTTATCAGCCCTGGATTTGCTATTCAATGAAGGCCCGGAAAGCCAAAGAATCATTAAGGAGGGAATGATCAGTCTTCAATAA
- a CDS encoding GWxTD domain-containing protein — protein sequence MKDQRIRYMPKYILLLFLALPSQFFAQNSGKINFYMDICRFREITRAGNLVELYFSIDGNSIVNKKGPDGNFHANVDLSYFLQKVNGRDSIPVGGDNVNMDWPDGRWPEDTSQSTLANSLYLTLPKRLKPGEYVLRGFAEDKNSSKRSYQMSTYSFEVPEYPSLGFSFSDIKWISARTSGRGSGSDRGGIPLINNDIFVNPDSLVFFQQLYNMNTLVGNNKFFIRCRLMRDDQYLMGYRAEIQSRTPFPFSIPGQTRKGSSNAFLNQLNIRSLKTGYYYLQVEVLENEDDKIPIQRYRKKFFVHNSRIDLELGAFSRETDIFNEYDEEELDYFLSTLVHTANSQEKNFIKVLNDYEQKKNYLYSFFEKRRKADQSVLALWEKHLLTLKYVNSKYPSKSREGWETDRGRITLKYGIPSDIEVRTDERNLLPHEIWKYDRLGVQTNVIFVFYESDLTSGEYFLLHSSKYGEKSNAQWRSLLNIQNATGIRN from the coding sequence ATGAAAGATCAGAGGATTCGCTACATGCCCAAATACATCCTGCTCCTATTTCTTGCTCTTCCCAGTCAATTCTTTGCCCAGAATTCCGGCAAGATCAATTTCTATATGGACATCTGTCGATTTCGAGAGATTACCCGTGCAGGAAACCTGGTGGAACTCTACTTTTCCATTGATGGCAATTCAATTGTCAACAAAAAGGGGCCAGATGGGAATTTTCATGCTAATGTTGATTTGTCCTATTTCTTGCAAAAGGTAAATGGAAGAGATTCTATACCTGTAGGCGGAGATAATGTGAATATGGATTGGCCGGATGGAAGGTGGCCGGAAGATACCTCTCAAAGTACGCTCGCGAACTCTCTTTATCTTACCCTGCCAAAGAGACTCAAGCCCGGAGAATATGTTTTGAGGGGTTTTGCGGAAGATAAAAATTCCAGTAAACGCTCCTATCAAATGTCCACCTATAGTTTTGAAGTACCTGAATATCCTTCCCTGGGATTTTCATTTAGTGATATAAAGTGGATATCGGCCCGAACCAGTGGAAGAGGTTCGGGAAGTGATCGGGGAGGAATCCCACTCATCAATAATGACATTTTTGTGAATCCGGATTCCCTGGTATTCTTTCAGCAGCTTTACAATATGAATACCCTGGTAGGCAATAATAAATTTTTTATCAGATGCCGATTGATGCGTGATGACCAATATCTGATGGGCTATCGAGCGGAGATTCAATCCAGAACCCCCTTTCCCTTTAGTATACCCGGTCAAACGCGAAAGGGATCCTCCAATGCTTTCCTCAACCAATTGAATATCCGCAGTCTGAAGACGGGTTATTACTATCTGCAGGTTGAGGTACTTGAAAATGAAGACGATAAAATTCCCATCCAGCGATACCGAAAGAAGTTTTTTGTCCATAATTCCCGGATTGACCTTGAATTGGGAGCTTTTAGTAGAGAGACGGATATCTTTAACGAATATGATGAAGAAGAACTGGATTACTTCCTAAGTACCCTTGTACATACTGCCAATAGTCAGGAAAAAAACTTCATCAAAGTGCTCAATGACTATGAGCAGAAAAAGAATTACCTCTATAGCTTTTTTGAGAAGAGGCGGAAAGCAGATCAAAGTGTATTGGCCTTATGGGAAAAACATTTACTGACCCTTAAATATGTCAATAGCAAATATCCTTCGAAAAGCAGAGAGGGATGGGAAACGGATCGCGGACGTATCACCCTTAAGTATGGAATTCCCAGCGATATAGAAGTGAGAACCGACGAGAGAAATCTTCTCCCTCATGAGATTTGGAAATACGATCGTCTAGGGGTTCAAACCAATGTCATTTTCGTTTTTTATGAAAGTGATTTAACAAGCGGAGAATATTTCCTCTTGCACTCTTCTAAATACGGAGAAAAAAGCAATGCTCAGTGGAGAAGTCTGCTGAATATTCAGAATGCGACAGGGATTCGGAATTGA
- a CDS encoding lysophospholipid acyltransferase family protein: MLSLLPLFVLYRVSDFIFFISFNFFPYRKRVLLNNLLNSFPESDKAEIMAYAKEFYRHFCDLFVECLKAISISYPSLKKRVKILNEEVLEEVLKKEEGLIFISSHYANYEWSFCRVGILFKEKFVGETRLNGLYKKFKNRVFDKLVRLHRQRWGWNLIPISASSFSIFRLLNKGEILGLLIDQSPSRRQAKYFTPFLNQLTPFSTSTARLCFASQAQLIFVHTEKLGRGKYQITFKKLDREKYEQDENAVQRLTDEIARLLEEKIQKDPPYWLWTHKRWKHKFRNSDSLSERALKEFHNRLS, encoded by the coding sequence TTGCTAAGTCTACTACCACTCTTTGTCCTTTATCGAGTGAGTGATTTCATCTTCTTTATTTCCTTTAATTTCTTCCCCTACAGAAAAAGGGTTTTGCTAAATAATCTCTTGAATTCTTTTCCAGAGAGTGATAAAGCGGAGATTATGGCTTATGCAAAAGAATTCTACCGACATTTCTGTGATTTATTTGTCGAATGCTTAAAGGCAATTTCCATTTCATATCCTTCCTTAAAAAAGCGAGTAAAAATTCTGAATGAAGAAGTGCTGGAGGAAGTCTTAAAAAAGGAAGAAGGCTTGATCTTTATTTCCTCTCATTATGCAAACTATGAATGGAGTTTTTGCAGAGTGGGAATTCTGTTTAAAGAAAAATTTGTGGGTGAAACTCGACTGAATGGCCTGTATAAGAAATTCAAAAACCGGGTATTTGATAAACTGGTTCGGCTTCATAGACAAAGGTGGGGGTGGAATTTGATTCCGATTTCGGCCAGTAGTTTTTCCATCTTTCGTCTCCTAAACAAGGGGGAAATCCTTGGATTGCTAATTGATCAAAGCCCTTCTCGAAGACAAGCCAAATATTTCACTCCTTTCCTCAATCAGCTGACTCCTTTTTCTACCAGTACAGCGAGATTATGCTTTGCAAGTCAGGCACAATTGATTTTTGTTCATACAGAAAAGCTGGGCCGGGGTAAATATCAAATAACTTTTAAAAAGCTGGATAGGGAAAAATACGAGCAAGATGAAAATGCTGTACAAAGATTGACTGACGAGATTGCCCGGCTTCTTGAAGAAAAAATTCAGAAAGATCCTCCATATTGGTTGTGGACCCATAAACGGTGGAAACATAAATTCCGTAATTCGGATAGCTTGTCAGAAAGAGCCCTAAAAGAATTTCATAATCGTTTGTCATAG
- a CDS encoding YbaB/EbfC family nucleoid-associated protein — MFNLSDMMGKFQDMQSRLKEVKERLDDITVESEAGGGMVRVTANANRKVLKIHIDPDVIDKEDPEIMTDLITAAVNKALEKAEARGREEMEAATKGMLPNIPGLDLGRFGLS; from the coding sequence ATGTTTAATTTGTCGGATATGATGGGGAAATTTCAGGATATGCAAAGTCGCCTGAAAGAAGTGAAGGAAAGATTGGATGATATTACGGTGGAGTCTGAAGCCGGAGGAGGGATGGTTCGCGTTACCGCAAATGCAAACCGTAAAGTCCTGAAGATTCATATTGATCCGGATGTGATTGATAAAGAGGATCCAGAGATCATGACCGACTTGATTACTGCAGCCGTAAACAAAGCCCTGGAGAAAGCAGAAGCTCGGGGTAGGGAAGAAATGGAGGCTGCTACAAAAGGAATGCTCCCCAATATTCCGGGTCTTGATCTGGGTCGTTTTGGATTATCATGA
- a CDS encoding glycosyltransferase family 2 protein, with amino-acid sequence MNQAKVSIAILNWNGKSWLEKFLPFVQESSYPNHEIIVIDNASTDDSIPFLKENYPNVKRLIWDKNYGFAEGYNKLIEHVDAPYVILLNSDVEVPKGWIEPLVQRMESDKELISLQPKILAHYKKSLFEYAGACGGYMDYFAYPFCRGRIFDTVEEDKGQHDSFQEVFWATGACCILRTDYVRKTGLFQAEFFAHMEEIDFCWRAKNFGYKVGCEPASIVYHVGGGALPPSSPFKTYLNVRNSLAAMLLNLPASQLVPKIFARLCLDGIWSIKAILGGDVKGVLSVLKAHFHFYQKIPFWLKRRKEIYKEFKPIQQRIGYHPKSVIWQYFIRGKKTFGKL; translated from the coding sequence ATGAATCAAGCCAAAGTCAGCATTGCCATCCTCAACTGGAATGGCAAGTCCTGGTTAGAAAAATTTTTACCCTTTGTTCAGGAAAGTAGTTATCCCAATCACGAGATCATTGTGATTGACAATGCTTCAACGGACGATAGTATCCCATTTCTTAAGGAGAACTATCCGAATGTAAAGCGTTTGATTTGGGACAAAAATTATGGCTTCGCCGAGGGCTACAATAAACTGATCGAACATGTCGATGCGCCCTATGTCATTCTCCTGAATAGTGATGTGGAAGTACCAAAAGGCTGGATCGAGCCCCTGGTCCAACGCATGGAATCTGATAAAGAACTCATTTCCCTTCAGCCCAAGATTCTGGCTCATTATAAAAAGAGCTTATTTGAATACGCGGGAGCCTGTGGAGGCTATATGGACTATTTTGCCTATCCCTTTTGCAGGGGAAGAATATTTGATACAGTTGAGGAAGATAAAGGCCAACACGATAGCTTTCAGGAGGTGTTTTGGGCCACGGGAGCCTGTTGTATTCTACGGACTGATTATGTGCGAAAAACAGGCCTCTTTCAAGCAGAATTTTTTGCCCATATGGAGGAAATAGATTTTTGCTGGAGGGCGAAAAATTTTGGATACAAAGTCGGCTGTGAGCCCGCTTCCATTGTTTACCATGTCGGGGGAGGTGCCTTGCCGCCAAGTAGCCCTTTTAAAACCTACCTAAACGTCCGAAATAGTTTGGCGGCTATGTTGCTTAACCTTCCCGCTTCTCAGCTTGTACCTAAAATTTTCGCACGTTTATGCCTGGATGGGATATGGAGTATAAAGGCAATTCTCGGCGGAGATGTGAAAGGAGTCCTTTCTGTACTGAAAGCCCATTTTCATTTTTACCAGAAAATTCCATTCTGGTTAAAACGCAGAAAAGAAATTTATAAAGAATTTAAGCCTATCCAGCAAAGGATTGGCTATCATCCCAAAAGTGTGATCTGGCAATATTTTATCAGAGGAAAAAAGACATTCGGAAAGCTATAA